The Candidatus Saccharimonadales bacterium genome includes a region encoding these proteins:
- the tig gene encoding trigger factor yields the protein MKTTVKHLSDTKVELTINLGKPELDAAGQVALTKLAKNIKVPGFRKGNVPATVAAKHVDPEALAQQTLEDALSKAVAEAYVNEGLQALDRPEVAVKKFVPSQELEFTAETEILPKVTLGDYKKLKAKKGKITVAAKDINEIIERMRSGFSEKKEVKRAAKNGDEVTIDFVGKKDGVAFDGGTAKDYKLTLGTNTFIPGFEEGIVGKKPGETFDLSLEFPKDYHAPDLKGAKVVFTTTLNSVHEIALPEVNDEFAAKAGPFTSVDELKADIKRELTDQKEREAGEKLKDELVNELIESSKIPVPEVLLQDQMQSIERDMTQNLMYQGLNLDQYLQNQGFESKEKWLDSEVKESAKKRVQAGLMLAELSKVEKIEASTKELDVHVAQYKERYANNPKMVEQFDTPEARRDIANRLLTEKTVDRLVELNA from the coding sequence ATGAAGACAACAGTTAAACACCTATCAGATACAAAGGTTGAGCTTACTATCAACCTTGGTAAGCCTGAACTCGATGCTGCCGGTCAGGTAGCACTGACAAAGCTTGCAAAAAACATTAAAGTTCCTGGTTTTCGCAAAGGGAATGTACCCGCGACAGTCGCCGCAAAGCATGTTGATCCTGAGGCTTTGGCGCAACAAACGCTTGAAGACGCACTCTCTAAAGCGGTTGCCGAAGCGTACGTAAATGAAGGACTCCAGGCGCTTGATCGCCCTGAAGTAGCGGTCAAAAAGTTTGTGCCTAGCCAAGAACTGGAATTTACGGCAGAAACCGAGATCCTTCCTAAAGTTACCCTCGGTGACTACAAGAAATTAAAAGCTAAAAAAGGCAAAATAACCGTTGCCGCCAAAGATATCAATGAAATCATCGAGCGTATGCGTTCGGGCTTTTCCGAGAAAAAAGAAGTCAAGCGTGCTGCTAAAAATGGCGACGAAGTGACTATCGATTTTGTTGGTAAAAAGGACGGGGTTGCGTTTGATGGGGGCACAGCCAAAGACTACAAGCTTACGCTTGGCACCAATACCTTCATTCCCGGATTCGAAGAAGGTATTGTCGGTAAAAAACCAGGTGAAACATTCGATCTGTCCCTTGAATTTCCTAAAGATTACCATGCGCCCGATCTTAAGGGCGCCAAAGTAGTATTTACGACCACCTTAAATTCAGTTCACGAAATTGCACTTCCTGAGGTAAACGATGAGTTTGCAGCGAAAGCGGGTCCGTTTACTAGTGTTGATGAACTAAAGGCAGACATTAAACGTGAGCTGACAGATCAAAAAGAGCGTGAAGCTGGTGAAAAGCTCAAAGACGAACTCGTTAACGAGCTGATCGAGTCAAGCAAAATTCCTGTTCCAGAGGTGCTGCTCCAAGACCAAATGCAGTCAATCGAACGCGATATGACCCAAAATCTCATGTATCAGGGTCTGAATCTCGATCAGTATCTTCAAAACCAAGGGTTCGAAAGTAAAGAAAAATGGCTTGACTCTGAGGTAAAAGAAAGCGCGAAAAAGCGCGTCCAGGCCGGCTTGATGCTTGCAGAGTTAAGTAAAGTTGAGAAAATCGAAGCAAGTACAAAAGAGCTCGACGTGCACGTTGCCCAGTACAAAGAACGCTATGCCAACAATCCAAAAATGGTAGAGCAGTTTGATACACCGGAAGCTCGGCGTGATATTGCTAACCGTCTTCTGACCGAAAAAACAGTCGATCGTCTTGTTGAGCTTAATGCCTAG